The proteins below are encoded in one region of Spirochaetota bacterium:
- the gcvT gene encoding glycine cleavage system aminomethyltransferase GcvT: MTAQRTFLYDDHIKLGGKMVEFAGWELPVLYSSIIDEHMAVRQAAGLFDVSHMGEIVVKGRGARAALQKLIPTDMGRLEKGKSMYTCFLNDKGGIIDDLFIFMLSDNEYYLVVNAATTEKDVEWLTQHCKTNVSIQDVSAATAKIDLQGPQSFNILKKIIRDDRLENLKRFHFFTGAYKGEPVLISQTGYTGEFGYELFCINNVASRVWNDLLEAGKEYGLKPVGLGARDTLRLEACYSLYGHELSDTITPIEGGIGFVLSAQTEYIAKEIIEHQKAHGAPRQIICLEMLDKAIPRSQYKVQYNNQDIGYITSGGFSPVFKKGIALALVKNNVVTVGDEVAIVIRDKTSPAKVVPRPFYKYTGRKF, translated from the coding sequence ATGACAGCACAGAGAACATTTCTATATGATGATCATATAAAGCTGGGTGGCAAGATGGTTGAATTTGCCGGATGGGAACTTCCGGTACTGTATTCTTCCATAATTGATGAGCACATGGCAGTACGACAGGCTGCAGGTTTATTTGATGTTTCGCATATGGGTGAGATAGTTGTTAAAGGAAGAGGTGCACGGGCAGCATTACAAAAGCTTATCCCCACTGATATGGGAAGGCTTGAAAAGGGGAAATCCATGTACACCTGTTTTTTAAATGATAAGGGTGGAATTATAGATGATCTTTTTATATTTATGCTTTCTGATAATGAATATTACCTTGTTGTGAATGCTGCTACCACAGAAAAGGATGTAGAGTGGTTAACACAGCATTGCAAAACGAATGTATCAATACAGGATGTTTCGGCTGCAACAGCAAAAATTGATCTGCAGGGACCGCAGTCATTCAATATCTTAAAAAAAATAATCAGGGATGACCGTTTAGAAAACCTCAAACGATTCCATTTCTTTACTGGTGCTTATAAGGGTGAGCCCGTGCTGATATCGCAGACAGGCTATACAGGCGAGTTTGGTTATGAGCTTTTCTGTATTAATAATGTTGCTTCCCGCGTATGGAATGATTTACTTGAAGCAGGAAAAGAGTATGGGTTAAAGCCTGTGGGCCTGGGGGCACGTGACACATTGCGTTTAGAAGCATGCTATTCATTGTATGGCCATGAATTGAGTGATACCATAACACCTATTGAAGGTGGCATTGGTTTTGTGCTAAGTGCACAGACTGAGTATATTGCTAAAGAAATAATTGAACATCAAAAAGCACATGGTGCGCCACGACAGATAATCTGTTTAGAAATGCTTGATAAGGCAATACCGCGAAGCCAGTACAAAGTGCAGTATAATAATCAGGATATTGGATATATTACAAGTGGTGGTTTTTCACCTGTTTTTAAAAAAGGCATAGCCTTGGCACTAGTAAAAAATAATGTTGTTACAGTAGGGGATGAGGTGGCGATAGTTATCAGGGATAAAACAAGCCCTGCAAAGGTAGTCCCGCGCCCATTCTACAAGTACACTGGCAGAAAATTCTAG
- the gcvH gene encoding glycine cleavage system protein GcvH, with product MSNIPEDLKYTKTHEWIQVQDDYTGICGITDHAQEMLTDIVFVELPEVGIEVKAGEQVAVVESVKAVSDVYSPVSGRIVEVNKTLEDSPDLLNSDPYGKGWIFKIDIKDKHELDELMDASTYAEHVASGE from the coding sequence ATGAGTAACATTCCTGAAGATTTAAAATACACGAAAACACATGAATGGATACAGGTGCAGGACGATTACACCGGTATTTGCGGCATTACTGATCATGCACAGGAAATGCTGACTGATATCGTCTTTGTAGAATTACCTGAGGTTGGCATTGAGGTAAAAGCAGGAGAACAGGTTGCAGTTGTTGAGTCGGTAAAGGCTGTGAGCGATGTATATTCGCCGGTAAGCGGAAGAATTGTTGAAGTAAATAAAACGCTTGAAGATTCGCCAGATTTGCTTAATAGCGACCCGTATGGTAAAGGCTGGATATTCAAGATAGATATTAAAGATAAGCATGAGCTTGATGAACTGATGGATGCAAGTACCTATGCTGAGCATGTTGCTTCAGGAGAATAG
- the gcvPA gene encoding aminomethyl-transferring glycine dehydrogenase subunit GcvPA, producing MSFLPNSDEDIRLMCKEIGVNSVEELFIDIPAQVKNPDIQLPSPLSEQEALHSIQRTGSMNKQVCSLVGGGIYNHYVPAIVDHLSSRSEFYTAYTPYQPEVSQGTLAAIFEFQTYMCRLTGMDIANASMYDGATALAEAVLMAVRTTRKNKVLCSATVHPHYRQVLATYAWASDVSLEIVPYKSGTTDYNELSHKMNDTIACVIVQSPNFFGVIEDLEKAASIAHEHKALCITTFTEAMSLGLLKSPGECGADIACGEGQSFGNYPANGGPLLGILSCKKEFMRTIPGRLIGKTVDEEGRECYVMTLQTREQHIRRERATSNICTNEGLCALRATIYLSLVGNRLYELARTNHAAASYCVEKLVDLGYERVFDAPFFNEFVIKFNNAKDIRHKLMENGFALGIPLEEYYPELSDCLLIAATECTTKDDIDTLVKLLQTI from the coding sequence ATGAGCTTTTTACCCAACAGCGATGAAGATATCAGGTTGATGTGCAAGGAAATTGGTGTTAATTCTGTAGAGGAACTTTTTATTGATATACCAGCACAAGTAAAAAATCCAGACATTCAATTACCATCACCATTATCCGAACAGGAAGCACTGCATTCTATACAGCGCACTGGCAGTATGAATAAACAGGTGTGTTCGTTGGTAGGTGGTGGCATATATAATCACTATGTGCCTGCGATTGTTGACCATCTATCATCGCGATCTGAGTTTTACACAGCGTATACCCCTTATCAGCCTGAGGTAAGCCAGGGAACGCTGGCGGCAATATTTGAATTCCAAACGTATATGTGCAGGCTCACTGGCATGGACATTGCCAACGCAAGTATGTATGATGGTGCAACAGCGCTGGCTGAAGCGGTACTCATGGCTGTACGTACCACTAGGAAAAATAAAGTATTATGTTCTGCTACAGTTCATCCCCATTACCGTCAGGTGCTTGCTACGTATGCATGGGCATCGGATGTTTCATTGGAGATAGTACCCTATAAAAGCGGAACAACTGATTATAATGAACTATCGCACAAAATGAACGATACTATTGCATGCGTTATTGTGCAAAGTCCTAACTTTTTTGGTGTGATTGAAGACCTTGAAAAAGCAGCATCTATTGCACATGAACATAAGGCATTATGCATTACAACATTTACTGAAGCAATGAGTTTAGGACTGTTAAAAAGCCCTGGCGAATGTGGTGCTGATATTGCATGCGGTGAAGGACAGTCATTTGGCAACTACCCTGCCAATGGAGGGCCGCTTTTAGGGATACTATCTTGTAAAAAAGAATTTATGCGCACCATTCCTGGAAGGCTGATTGGAAAAACAGTTGATGAGGAGGGAAGAGAATGTTATGTGATGACGCTGCAAACGCGTGAGCAGCACATACGCCGTGAACGTGCTACATCAAATATATGTACCAATGAAGGATTGTGTGCTCTGCGAGCAACAATATACCTGAGCCTGGTAGGGAACAGATTGTATGAGCTGGCACGTACCAACCATGCTGCAGCAAGTTATTGTGTGGAAAAATTGGTTGATCTGGGCTATGAACGTGTGTTTGATGCGCCATTTTTTAATGAATTCGTCATTAAGTTTAACAATGCAAAGGATATTCGACATAAACTTATGGAAAATGGTTTTGCATTAGGGATACCGCTTGAAGAATATTATCCTGAGCTTTCTGATTGCCTTTTAATTGCAGCAACAGAATGCACTACAAAAGATGATATAGATACACTTGTAAAACTATTGCAGACAATATAA